One Carassius carassius chromosome 28, fCarCar2.1, whole genome shotgun sequence genomic window carries:
- the LOC132107839 gene encoding serine/threonine-protein kinase DCLK1-like isoform X3, translated as MSAGGIAVCSGSLLHSLAVRTNGFVQQVHKANGTAGSQLSTPRSGKSPSPSPTSPASLRRRRGSQHSGSSLSLASTKVCSSMDEGDGPGSEAELMEDCPQVPASIAERYKVGRMIGDGNFAVVRECVERSTGREYALKIINKSKCRGKEHMIQNEVSILRRVKHPNIVLLIEEMDTYSELYLVMELVKGGDLFDAITSSNKYTERDASGMLYNLASAIKYLHSLKIVHRDIKPENLLVYEHQDGSKSLKLGDFGLATVVDGPLYTICGTPTYVAPEIVAETGYGLKVDIWATGVITYILLCGFPPFRGSTDDQEALFDQILMGQLDFPLPYWDNVSDSAKALITCMLQLEVDQRYTALQVLDHPWVNDDRMCENQHQLSVASKIKKHFNVGPKPNNTTAGVTVLATTPLDKERQVFRRRRHQDVKAAAPRSTQSTFPSSTTAEFTSESEDISPSSAETVRSPTSPF; from the exons ATGAGCGCAGGAGGAATCGCAGTTTGCTCTGGCAGCCTGCTGCACTCTTTAGCAGTTAGGACAAATGGGTTTGTGCAGCAGGTTCATAAAG CTAATGGAACAGCAGGTAGTCAGCTGTCGACCCCACGGTCAGGCAAATCTCCCAGTCCATCTCCCACCAGTCCAGCCAGTCTGAGGAGACGAAGG GGCTCTCAGCACAGTGGCTCCTCCCTCTCTCTGGCTTCCACCAAGGTGTGCAGCTCTATGGATGAGGGCGATGGGCCGGGCAGTGAAG CTGAGCTTATGGAGGATTGTCCTCAGGTTCCTGCTTCCATAGCCGAGAGGTACAAGGTGGGACGAATGATTGGCGATGGGAACTTTGCTGTGGTCCGAGAGTGTGTGGAGAGATCCACAGGCCGAGAGTACGCTCTGAAGATCATTAACAAGAGCAAATGCAGAGGGAAG GAACACATGATCCAGAATGAGGTGTCCATTCTTCGGAGGGTGAAACATCCTAATATTGTTCTGCTGATTGAAGAAATGGACACATATAGTGAACTCTACCTGGTCATGGAGCTTGTCAAG GGTGGCGACCTCTTTGATGCCATCACTTCCTCCAACAAATACACAGAGCGGGATGCCAGCGGGATGCTGTATAACCTCGCCAGCGCTATCAAATATCTGCACAGCCTTAAAATTGTTCACCGTGACATCAAACCTGAGAATCTTCTG GTCTATGAGCACCAGGATGGAAGCAAATCCCTGAAACTGGGAGATTTCGGATTGGCAACAGTTGTGGACGGACCACTTTACACTATATGTGGCACCCCAACCTATGTAGCTCCAGAGATCGTTGCAGAGACGGG GTATGGATTGAAAGTTGATATCTGGGCAACCGGGGTCATAACATACATATTGCTTTGTGGCTTCCCTCCTTTCCGTGG GAGCACAGATGACCAGGAAGCTCTTTTTGACCAGATTCTGATGGGACAGCTGGATTTCCCTCTTCCATACTGGGACAATGTATCTGACTCTGCAAAG GCACTTATTACCTGCATGCTACAGCTGGAGGTCGACCAGAGATACACAGCTCTACAGGTGTTAGACCATCCCTGGGTCAAT GATGACAGGATGTGTGAGAATCAGCACCAGCTGTCTGTGGCCAGCAAGATTAAGAAACATTTCAACGTGGGCCCCAAACCCAACAACACCACAGCAGGAGTCACTGTGTTAGCG ACCACCCCTCTTGATAAGGAGAGGCAGGTTTTCAGACGAAGACGCCACCAGGATGTGAAAGCGGCTGCTCCCCGCAGCACCCAGAGCACCTTCCCCTCCAGCACCACCGCCGAGTTCACCTCAGAGTCAGAAGACATTTCCCCAAGCTCGGCCGAGACGGTCCGCTCTCCCACATCACCGTTTTAA